CGCCGAACTGGAGGCGGCCGACGTGGTGCTGATCACGTCGCCGATGCACAACTACACGGTGCCGGCCACGCTGAAGACGTGGATCGACCTCGTCGTCCGGCCCGAGCGCACGTTCGCCGGCACGCCGCAGGGCAAGCAGGGGATGCTGCGCGACCGGCCGGTGCTGGCCGTGGTGGCGTGCGGCGGCCGGTTCTCGGACGACGCCATCAGCCAGCGCGACTTCTTCACGCCGTACCTGACCTACGTGATGGAAACCATCGGGCTCAGGCGGGTGGACGTGGTGCGGCTGGAAAGCACGGCGCGCGGCCCCGAGCACGTGGCGCGCGCGTTCGACCAGCTCCAGGGCTGGTGCGCGACGGTGGTGCCGGCGCTACTGGCGTAGCGCGTCGGGGTCGGGCACCGAGGCGTCGCCGGCGCCCAGCGGGCGCTGCATCAGCACGGTGTCGATCCACTGGCCGTGCTTGAGGCCCACCGATTCCAGCCGGCCGACGGTGCGAAACCCCAGCCGCTCGTGCACGGCCACCGAGCTGGCGCCCTCGCCGGCCGACGTCAGCGCCACCACGGCCACCATCTGGCGCCACGGGCCGGTTTCGCAGCGCGCGATCAGCTCGGCCAGCAGCGCGCGGCCCAAGCCCTCGCCGGTATGGCGATGGTCGATGTAGATCGAATCCTCGATGGCGAAGCGGTAGGCGCTGCGGGCGCGGTAGCTCGATGCGTAGGCGTAGCCCAGCACCGCGCCGTCGCGCTCGGCCACGATGTAGGGCAGGCCCTTGCGGCGCACTTCGGCAAAGCGCAGGCGCATGTCGTCGACGCTGGGCTCGACTTCCTCGAACGAGGCGCGGCCGTGCCGCACGTGGTGCGCGTAGATGGCGTGGATGGCGGGAACGTCGTCGGGGGTGGCATCGCGCAGCCGGAACGGCGGGCGCGGGGTGGCGGCGGGCATCACGGAATGGTCTCGGTTATCGGGCGGAACGGCCACGGCGGGCCGCTGTGATGCAGCCCACGCACGATGCATGCCCGTGGCGCCCCAATGGTGCGCGCCAGCATGGTGCATCGGGCGGGGCCGGTTGTATAGTGCCAGTCATCGCGCCCCGCGCATGCCCATCCACCGCACCGGATCGGCCCCAAAAGCCGGCAGGAGAACCTTCATGATCACGATCTACCACAACCCCCGTTGCTCGAAGTCGCGCGAGACGCTCGCGCTGGTGGAGACGGCGGCGCAGCGCCTGGGCGAGCCGGTGGAGGTGATCGAGTACCTGAAGACGCCGCCGACGCTGTCCACGCTGCGGCAGCTTCATACCATGCTGGGCGTGCCGGTGCGCGAGATGATCCGCGACGGCGAGGCGGTCTACAAGGAGCTGGACCTCGCCGATTCGGGCCTGACCGACGCCGAGCTGCTGGCGGCCGTGGCCGACAACCCGATCCTGCTGCAGCGGCCCGTGGTGGTGCGTGACCGCCGCGCCGTGATCGGCCGCCCGCCGGAAAACGTCGCGCCGCTGCTGGACTGAACCGGGCGAGCGCCATGTTGCGGCGCACAAAACAGAACCGGCCTCCCCGAGGGAGGCCGGCCGGTCAGTGGGCAATCTGCTTCAGGCGCGGTCGTCGTGTTATTCGACACCGAGCCAGTGCATGGCTTCCTGACCGAAACTGATGCCTGCCAGCACTACCAGCAGCACGATGGCGGTGACCGCGCTGACGTAGATCAGCGCCTTGGCGACCTCGGCGTCT
This sequence is a window from Cupriavidus pauculus. Protein-coding genes within it:
- a CDS encoding FMN-dependent NADH-azoreductase — translated: MATLLHLNVSPRGDTSTSRRAGQLVREQLAAHHGTLTVIERDLAASPLPPIDAAFTHANLAVAAGHADVDRAALALSETLIAELEAADVVLITSPMHNYTVPATLKTWIDLVVRPERTFAGTPQGKQGMLRDRPVLAVVACGGRFSDDAISQRDFFTPYLTYVMETIGLRRVDVVRLESTARGPEHVARAFDQLQGWCATVVPALLA
- a CDS encoding GNAT family N-acetyltransferase, giving the protein MPAATPRPPFRLRDATPDDVPAIHAIYAHHVRHGRASFEEVEPSVDDMRLRFAEVRRKGLPYIVAERDGAVLGYAYASSYRARSAYRFAIEDSIYIDHRHTGEGLGRALLAELIARCETGPWRQMVAVVALTSAGEGASSVAVHERLGFRTVGRLESVGLKHGQWIDTVLMQRPLGAGDASVPDPDALRQ
- the arsC gene encoding arsenate reductase (glutaredoxin) (This arsenate reductase requires both glutathione and glutaredoxin to convert arsenate to arsenite, after which the efflux transporter formed by ArsA and ArsB can extrude the arsenite from the cell, providing resistance.) produces the protein MITIYHNPRCSKSRETLALVETAAQRLGEPVEVIEYLKTPPTLSTLRQLHTMLGVPVREMIRDGEAVYKELDLADSGLTDAELLAAVADNPILLQRPVVVRDRRAVIGRPPENVAPLLD